The genome window GGTGAAAGTCTGTGTCACTGTTTTCGCTAAGAATCCAGTGCCCAACCAGGTCAAGACGCGACTCGTTCCATCCCTCTCACCGGAACAAGCGGCGACACTGTATACGGCGTTTCTCACAGACGGGTGCGAGACACTCGCTAAATTTCCCGATGTGGACCGAATCATTGCCTATACACCGGCGGAGGCACAATCGGATTTACAAGCGTTACTTGGAGACGATGCGATCTACATCCCACAAATAGGTGCTGACCTCGGAGAACGACTCGCCGCAGCAACACAGTGGGCAGCGGAACACGGATATACAAAGATTTTGCTCGTCGGATCTGACAGCCCGACACTACCGACTTCATACATATCACAAGCACTTACACTGCTCGACTCACGGGATGTCGCTATTGGACCGAGTACAGACGGTGGTTATTATCTCATCGGTTTTTCTGCCGATACCTTGAAAACAACAGTCCCGCATATATTTGAGCACATCGCGTGGAGCACGGCAGATGTTTTTCAGCAAACAGTGGCACGCATTCGATCGCTAAAGGCAACTTTAGGGCTCCTACCGCCGTGGTATGATATAGATACGGCTGGAGATTTGGCGTTTCTGCACGCACATATCTCGGCGATGCGACTCGCGGGTGAAACGGTGCAAGCTATCAGAACAGAATCTCTATTGACAGAACTATTTTCATCAAACAGCAAGGAAAAGGAGAATTAATAATGGGACAATTAGATGGAAAATTTGCGATCGTAACGGGTGGAAACCGAGGCATCGGAAGAGGTATTGCGAGAGGGCTTGCGGCAGAGGGGGCGACACTCACAATCGCCGCACGGGATGCGGACCTCCTTGAAGAAACCGCCAACGAATTCCGTGCAAACGGGACAAAAGTGTTGACTGTCCCGACGGACGTAACGGACGAGGCACAGATCAAAGCACTCTTTGAAAAGTCGATGGACGAATATGGTCGTTTGGACATCCTCGTCAATAACGCAGGGGCATTCAATGGCGGTCCGATCGGTGAACTCGCCACGGAGGATTGGGATTGGGTTATCAATGTGAATCTCCGTGCGCCGTTTATCTGCACACGCGAGGCATTTGCGATTATGAAAGCGCAAGGTGAAGGCGGGCGTATCATCAACGTCGGGAGTATCTCTGCGCATCGGGTCCGTCCTCGAACAGCCCCTTACAGTGCCAGCAAATTCGGGATTTTTGGCTTGACACAGGTGACGGCACTTGAAGGTAGACCGTTTGGTATCACAGCAAGTTGTTTGCAACCCGGCAACACGTATGTAGAACGGCACCAAAATCGTCCACAGGCACCTATGGAACCGATGATGGACGTTGACGATCTTGCACAAGCCGCTGTCCTGATGGCGACACTTCCACCGAATATCAATATGCTGGAGGCAACAGTGCTGCCGATCGGTCAACTCTATGTCGGGCGCGGCTAATTTTATAGTTTACCTTGCGGTTCGGTCAGGTGGGTTTTGAAGGACAACGTGCCTTTCCGTATATCTGAAGAAACACCCCAGCAATACGCAGAAATACCCAAGCAAAAACACCCTGCGCCGTTGTTGCAGGCTGCGTTTTTGGTTAAGAATCGTGAGCATAACTCGCTCTTACAGGAAGCCTTCACCGATGGAGACAATTATGCAAGTGAATCGGGATCAATTCATGGAAGAAGGGTATCTTGTTCTCCGAGAAGTGATTCCACCGGAAGAACTAGACGCTCTTCGGGAAAGTTATGAATTAATGGTATCGCGGCAGCGAGACATCTGGGCACGAGAACGCGGACCGAACGAACCCCCAGGCGGCGTATGGGAGACTTCTCCACAACCGCGTCTACAACTCGGACGGGAGCCACTCGCAGGGCTTGTCGATGAAAAAACAGCAAGTGCCGTCGAAATCTGGGCACACGAAAACACGCAAGGTGTCAGCAGTGAACTGGTCGGTGAGGCGGACGCAGGCGTTACTGAGATGATGCTCATGTGCAGTCCTGTCAAAGACTGCGGACCCGCCGCCTGGCATCGCGACCATCACCCTATTGATACCGCCCCATTACAGGGCTATATCGACGATATTGTGGAGACGGGACCGCGCTACGTTCAGTGGAATCTCTCGCTCTACGACGATAACGTGCTGTGGGTAATCCCCGGCAGTCATCTGCGGGTGAACACTGAGACGGAAAACGAGCGGTTGTTGGCAGATCCTCGGGTCCCGTTACCCGGCGCCGTTCAGACACATCTCAATGCGGGCGACGGGGTCGTTTACATCTTACCGATCTTACATTGGGGCAGCAACTACAG of Candidatus Poribacteria bacterium contains these proteins:
- a CDS encoding SDR family oxidoreductase, which produces MGQLDGKFAIVTGGNRGIGRGIARGLAAEGATLTIAARDADLLEETANEFRANGTKVLTVPTDVTDEAQIKALFEKSMDEYGRLDILVNNAGAFNGGPIGELATEDWDWVINVNLRAPFICTREAFAIMKAQGEGGRIINVGSISAHRVRPRTAPYSASKFGIFGLTQVTALEGRPFGITASCLQPGNTYVERHQNRPQAPMEPMMDVDDLAQAAVLMATLPPNINMLEATVLPIGQLYVGRG
- a CDS encoding phytanoyl-CoA dioxygenase family protein codes for the protein METIMQVNRDQFMEEGYLVLREVIPPEELDALRESYELMVSRQRDIWARERGPNEPPGGVWETSPQPRLQLGREPLAGLVDEKTASAVEIWAHENTQGVSSELVGEADAGVTEMMLMCSPVKDCGPAAWHRDHHPIDTAPLQGYIDDIVETGPRYVQWNLSLYDDNVLWVIPGSHLRVNTETENERLLADPRVPLPGAVQTHLNAGDGVVYILPILHWGSNYSRKMRRTIHGGFANYTHYQALDYIDYLSPEVRERFDRWNKRSNQMQIWCEDALRAAIEKDAAAYHAALENLHPSRGEKGKMLSTVFLCKAACFVALEHGYELPEIPDELRNRGKGFHAITLNWGPPFAERFTKEEAGTVWDRFKPLDGLLKTDEELYLPGFQSGPMHYYFNEMPANFGVADFIKTWEL
- a CDS encoding glycosyltransferase, yielding MTTLNSERSAKTHRKSRTQGVSGRVYVKHFICKRSVSVLFAIGTASGKKGILSVKVCVTVFAKNPVPNQVKTRLVPSLSPEQAATLYTAFLTDGCETLAKFPDVDRIIAYTPAEAQSDLQALLGDDAIYIPQIGADLGERLAAATQWAAEHGYTKILLVGSDSPTLPTSYISQALTLLDSRDVAIGPSTDGGYYLIGFSADTLKTTVPHIFEHIAWSTADVFQQTVARIRSLKATLGLLPPWYDIDTAGDLAFLHAHISAMRLAGETVQAIRTESLLTELFSSNSKEKEN